A single Brassica rapa cultivar Chiifu-401-42 chromosome A04, CAAS_Brap_v3.01, whole genome shotgun sequence DNA region contains:
- the LOC117133426 gene encoding uncharacterized protein LOC117133426 produces MEEVELPSRLFETGFEPVGRKRVNSYFNLRWIELIKLALDEEDLEMLQGTQFATVLRMGGHTFSVMFAHYFLSLQLVTLKEFELWWTFAGKPIRYAIEDFALVTGLNCEEPPASSMREQEKVVVRAKGNAKGKGTTSKSSIWEALFGGEDKPTPNWIMDRLILGKKYKDSVTRLRLALLVLVEGILCPTCGSTKIRPKVVNRLGNIDEFLKYPWGRESFLLTVNSAKPRSPLQYVQDTIAIQGFVHAMVLVTLTACPAIFVKAKDGAPIPDDNRGSKEILESLVSRKLAVNVPWAKTVDQKGQVCLLLLSSSGNEICYPQ; encoded by the coding sequence ATGGAAGAGGTGGAACTGCCAAGCAGATTGTTTGAGACTGGGTTTGAGCCAGTTGGAAGAAAGAGGGTTAATAGTTACTTCAACCTTCGGTGGATAGAGTTGATCAAGCTTGCATTAGATGAGGAAGATTTGGAGATGTTGCAAGGAACACAGTTTGCTACAGTCCTTCGTATGGGTGGTCATACGTTCTCCGTCATGTTTGCTCATTATTTTCTCTCGCTGCAGTTGGTAACTTTGAAGGAGTTTGAGTTATGGTGGACGTTTGCCGGAAAGCCGATACGATATGCCATAGAAGACTTCGCTCTAGTAACTGGTCTAAACTGTGAAGAACCTCCTGCCTCCTCTATGCGTGAGCAAGAGAAAGTTGTTGTTAGAGCCAAAGGAAATGCGAAAGGAAAAGGGACAACATCAAAATCGTCCATATGGGAAGCTTTGTTTGGTGGAGAAGACAAACCCACCCCTAACTGGATAATGGATAGGCTCATATTGGGAAAAAAATACAAGGACTCCGTGACGCGTTTGCGTTTAGCATTGCTGGTTCTTGTTGAGGGAATTTTGTGTCCAACGTGCGGGTCAACGAAGATTCGTCCAAAAGTTGTGAACAGGCTGGGTAATATAGATGAGTTTCTCAAATATCCGTGGGGCCGAGAATCGTTTTTACTCACCGTCAACAGTGCAAAACCACGGTCACCGCTTCAGTATGTGCAAGACACCATTGCGATTCAGGGGTTTGTACACGCAATGGTTCTTGTGACCTTAACGGCCTGTCCTGCGATATTTGTCAAGGCAAAGGATGGGGCGCCAATTCCTGATGATAATAGAGGATCGAAAGAAATTTTGGAGAGTTTGGTCTCTAGAAAATTGGCTGTTAATGTTCCTTGGGCGAAGACTGTTGACCAAAAGGGCCAGGTATGCCTTTTGTTACTATCGAGTAGTGGGAATGAAATATGTTATCCACAGTAG
- the LOC103862958 gene encoding transcription factor PAR2 codes for MTHNSLPLLFQHNLSPSLPPSMEKTLATSNTKRSSPSPSNAVNARPAGFKRRTRQRLSDETASVRESCVEDDDEEGVEEKIEALQTIVPGGAALGVDALFEETASYILALQCQINAIKVLTSFLESCEKDDDMKFGG; via the coding sequence ATGACACACAACTCTTTACCCCTTTTATTCCAACACaacctctctccctctctccctcCGTCAATGGAGAAAACCCTAGCGACTTCCAATACCAAACGCTCTTCTCCGTCGCCTTCAAACGCCGTGAACGCACGTCCCGCTGGTTTCAAGCGCAGAACCAGACAAAGATTGTCAGATGAAACGGCGAGTGTAAGAGAGAGCTGCgtagaagatgatgatgaagaaggagTGGAGGAGAAGATTGAAGCTCTTCAGACAATAGTACCAGGAGGAGCGGCGCTTGGAGTGGACGCGCTGTTTGAAGAGACAGCAAGTTACATATTGGCTCTGCAATGTCAGATCAATGCCATTAAAGTTCTTACTTCATTTCTTGAGAGTTGTGAGAAGGATGATGATATGAAGTTTGGAGGTTGA
- the LOC103862959 gene encoding agamous-like MADS-box protein AGL1 encodes MEEGGSSHDAESNKKLVRGKIEIKRIENTTSRQVTFCKRRNGLLKKAYELSVLCDAEVALVVFSTRGRLYEYANNSVKGTIERYKKACSDAVNPPTVTEANTQYYQQEASKLRRQIRDIQNSNRHIVGESLGSLNFKELKNLEGRLEKGINRVRSKKNELLVAELEYMQKREIELQHDNMYLRAKITHCARLDPEQQESSVIQGTAVYESGLSSHDQSQNYNRSYIPVNLLEPNQQFSGQDQPPLQLV; translated from the exons ATGGAGGAAGGTGGGAGTAGTCACGACGCAGAGAGTAACAAGAAGCTAGTGAGAGGGAAGATAGAGATAAAGAGGATAGAGAACACGACAAGTCGTCAGGTAACTTTCTGCAAACGACGCAATGGTCTTCTCAAGAAAGCTTATGAGCTCTCTGTCTTGTGTGATGCGGAAGTTGCACTTGTTGTCTTTTCCACTCGTGGCCGTCTCTATGAGTACGCTAACAACAG tgTGAAGGGTACAATTGAAAGGTACAAGAAAGCTTGTTCCGATGCCGTCAACCCTCCTACTGTGACCGAAGCTAATACTCAG TATTATCAGCAAGAAGCCTCTAAGCTTCGGAGGCAGATTCGGGACATTCAAAATTCTAACAG GCATATTGTTGGAGAATCACTTGGTTCCTTGAACTTCAAGGAACTCAAAAACCTAGAAGGAAGGCTTGAAAAAGGAATAAACCGCGTCCGATCCAAGAAG AATGAGTTGTTAGTGGCAGAGCTTGAGTATATGCAGAAGAGG GAGATAGAGTTGCAACATGATAACATGTACCTGAGAGCTAAG ATAACACACTGCGCTAGGCTGGATCCGGAACAACAGGAATCGAGTGTGATACAAGGAACTGCGGTTTATGAATCTGGTCTGTCTTCTCATGATCAGTCGCAGAATTATAACCGGAGCTATATTCCGGTGAACCTTCTTGAACCGAATCAACAATTCTCCGGTCAAGACCAACCTCCTCTTCAACTTGTTTAA
- the LOC103862960 gene encoding integrin-linked protein kinase 1 isoform X1, which yields MTTIKPKSPARFKLGRQSSLAPDSRTPTDTLTEDEDEEFAAAAAAGIVDPTIRLMYLANEGDIEGISKMLDSGTNVDYRDIDGRTALHVAACQGRTDVVELLLSRGAKVNSMDRWGSTPLADAVYYKNHDVIQLLEKHGAKPTIPPMHVLTDREVPEYEIHPSELDFSNSVKISKGTFHKASWRGIDVAVKTFGEEMFSDEDKMNAFRDELALLQKIRHPNVVQFLGAVTQSNPMMIVTEYLPKGDLRQYLDRKGSLMPAQAVKFALEIARGMNYLHEHKPEAIIHCDLEPPNILQDDSGHLKVADFGISKLLVVKKTDKKDRPITSLDSSWRYMAPEVYRNEEYDTKVDVFSFGLILQEMIEGFVPFHMKEETEVPKAYIEDERPPFNAPAKSYPFGLRELIQECWDSEASKRPTFREIISTLELISDRIARKMSWKVRLGKCLPRIRIFTKRDYVNPSSSRSSITR from the exons ATGACGACGATTAAGCCGAAATCTCCGGCGAGATTCAAGCTCGGAAGGCAATCTTCTTTAGCGCCGGACTCGAGAACCCCGACGGACACCCTAACCGAAGATGAGGACGAGGAGTTCGCCGCGGCGGCGGCCGCTGGGATCGTGGATCCGACGATTCGTCTAATGTATCTAGCCAACGAAGGCGACATCGAAGGGATCAGTAAGATGCTGGATTCGGGGACTAACGTCGATTACCGCGATATCGACGGCCGTACTGCTCTCCACGTCGCCGCGTGCCAGGGACGCACCGACGTCGTTGAGCTGCTGCTTAGCCGTGGCGCTAAGGTGAATTCGATGGATCGTTGGGGGAGTACG CCTCTTGCAGATGCAGTGTATTACAAAAATCACGATGTGATTCAGCTTCTGGAGAAGCATGGTGCAAAGCCTACG ATTCCACCTATGCATGTTCTAACTGATAGAGAAGTTCCTGAGTATGAGATTCATCCTTCAGAGCTTGATTTTTCTAACTCTGTCAAAATTTCGAAG GGTACCTTTCACAAGGCTTCATGGAGAGGAATTGATGTGGCTGTGAAAACCTTTGGAGAGGAAATGTTCAGCGATGAAGACAAAAT GAACGCGTTCAGGGACGAACTTGCACTGCTTCAAAAGATACGCCACCCAAATGTTGTCCAGTTTTTAGGGGCAGTTACTCAGAGTAACCCCATGATGATTGTCACAGAGTATTTACCTAAG GGAGATCTTCGACAATATCTTGATAGGAAAGGGTCTCTAATGCCAGCGCAAGCAGTGAAGTTTGCACTTGAAATTGCTAG GGGAATGAATTATTTGCACGAGCATAAACCTGAGGCTATAATCCATTGTGACCTAGAGCCTCC AAACATACTGCAGGATGATTCGGGACATCTAAAAGTTGCAGACTTTGGAATCAGCAAGCTGCTGGTAGTTAAGAAGACAGATAAAAAAGACAGGCCTATTACATCTTTGGACAGTTCTT GGCGATACATGGCTCCAGAAGTTTACAGGAATGAAGAGTATGATACAAAAGTAGACGTATTTTCTTTCGGTTTGATCTTACAAGAG ATGATAGAAGGCTTTGTACCATTCCATATGAAAGAAGAAACCGAAGTTCCTAAAGCGTACATTGAAGATGAACGTCCACCATTCAATGCTCCAGCAAAATCATATCCCTTCGGGTTAAGAGA GTTAATCCAGGAGTGTTGGGACAGTGAAGCATCAAAAAGACCAACATTTAGAGAAATCATCAGTACTTTGGAGTTGATAAGTGATCGAATTGCAAGGAAAATGAGCTGGAAG GTGAGGCTAGGAAAGTGCCTTCCAAGAATCAGAATTTTTACGAAGCGAGATTATGTGAATCCCAGTAGTAGCCGTTCATCCATAACCAGATGA
- the LOC103862960 gene encoding integrin-linked protein kinase 1 isoform X2, giving the protein MTTIKPKSPARFKLGRQSSLAPDSRTPTDTLTEDEDEEFAAAAAAGIVDPTIRLMYLANEGDIEGISKMLDSGTNVDYRDIDGRTALHVAACQGRTDVVELLLSRGAKVNSMDRWGSTPLADAVYYKNHDVIQLLEKHGAKPTIPPMHVLTDREVPEYEIHPSELDFSNSVKISKGTFHKASWRGIDVAVKTFGEEMFSDEDKMNAFRDELALLQKIRHPNVVQFLGAVTQSNPMMIVTEYLPKGDLRQYLDRKGSLMPAQAVKFALEIARGMNYLHEHKPEAIIHCDLEPPNILQDDSGHLKVADFGISKLLVVKKTDKKDRPITSLDSSWRYMAPEVYRNEEYDTKVDVFSFGLILQESTKVLTL; this is encoded by the exons ATGACGACGATTAAGCCGAAATCTCCGGCGAGATTCAAGCTCGGAAGGCAATCTTCTTTAGCGCCGGACTCGAGAACCCCGACGGACACCCTAACCGAAGATGAGGACGAGGAGTTCGCCGCGGCGGCGGCCGCTGGGATCGTGGATCCGACGATTCGTCTAATGTATCTAGCCAACGAAGGCGACATCGAAGGGATCAGTAAGATGCTGGATTCGGGGACTAACGTCGATTACCGCGATATCGACGGCCGTACTGCTCTCCACGTCGCCGCGTGCCAGGGACGCACCGACGTCGTTGAGCTGCTGCTTAGCCGTGGCGCTAAGGTGAATTCGATGGATCGTTGGGGGAGTACG CCTCTTGCAGATGCAGTGTATTACAAAAATCACGATGTGATTCAGCTTCTGGAGAAGCATGGTGCAAAGCCTACG ATTCCACCTATGCATGTTCTAACTGATAGAGAAGTTCCTGAGTATGAGATTCATCCTTCAGAGCTTGATTTTTCTAACTCTGTCAAAATTTCGAAG GGTACCTTTCACAAGGCTTCATGGAGAGGAATTGATGTGGCTGTGAAAACCTTTGGAGAGGAAATGTTCAGCGATGAAGACAAAAT GAACGCGTTCAGGGACGAACTTGCACTGCTTCAAAAGATACGCCACCCAAATGTTGTCCAGTTTTTAGGGGCAGTTACTCAGAGTAACCCCATGATGATTGTCACAGAGTATTTACCTAAG GGAGATCTTCGACAATATCTTGATAGGAAAGGGTCTCTAATGCCAGCGCAAGCAGTGAAGTTTGCACTTGAAATTGCTAG GGGAATGAATTATTTGCACGAGCATAAACCTGAGGCTATAATCCATTGTGACCTAGAGCCTCC AAACATACTGCAGGATGATTCGGGACATCTAAAAGTTGCAGACTTTGGAATCAGCAAGCTGCTGGTAGTTAAGAAGACAGATAAAAAAGACAGGCCTATTACATCTTTGGACAGTTCTT GGCGATACATGGCTCCAGAAGTTTACAGGAATGAAGAGTATGATACAAAAGTAGACGTATTTTCTTTCGGTTTGATCTTACAAGAG AGCACAAAAGTCTTGACGCTATAA